In the Acetomicrobium sp. S15 = DSM 107314 genome, one interval contains:
- a CDS encoding GTP-binding protein, giving the protein MAKEKFTRSKPHLNIGTIGHIDHGKTTLTAAITKTLSRKGFANFVPFEQID; this is encoded by the coding sequence AAATTTACAAGGAGCAAGCCACACTTGAACATAGGCACCATCGGTCACATAGACCATGGCAAGACCACGCTCACTGCTGCCATCACAAAGACGTTGAGCCGCAAGGGGTTCGCTAACTTCGTGCCCTTTGAGCAGATCGACAA